In the Mastomys coucha isolate ucsf_1 unplaced genomic scaffold, UCSF_Mcou_1 pScaffold18, whole genome shotgun sequence genome, one interval contains:
- the Znf593 gene encoding zinc finger protein 593: MGRSRRTGAHRAHSLARQMKAKKRRPDLDEIHRELRPQGLPRPKPERDAEPDPDLPGGGLHRCLACARYFIDSANLKTHFRSKDHKKRLKQLSVEPYSQEEAERAAGMGSYVQPQRLGVPTEVSTEIPEMDTST; encoded by the exons ATGGGTCGCTCCCGGCGGACCGGCGCGCACCGAGCACATTCCTTAGCCCGCCAGATGAAAGCCAAGAAGCGGCGGCCGGACCTGGATGAGATTCATCGCGAGCTGAGGCCGCAGGGGCTCCCACGGCCCAAACCGGAGCGGGACGCCGAGCCCGACCCGGACCTGCCAGGGGGCGGCCTGCATCGCTGTCTGGCCTGCGC GAGGTACTTCATCGATTCTGCCAACCTGAAGACCCACTTCCGATCCAAAGACCACAAGAAAAG GCTGAAGCAGCTGAGTGTCGAACCCTACAGTCAGGAAGAGGCTGAGAGGGCAGCGGGCATGGGCTCGTACGTGCAACCCCAGCGGCTGGGCGTGCCTACAGAAGTGTCCACTGAGATCCCTGAGATGGACACATCCACCTGA
- the CUNH1orf232 gene encoding uncharacterized protein C1orf232 homolog isoform X1 produces MNQAFWKTYKSKVLQTLSGEPEEDLAEERESPALVESETAEPTEETFNPMSQLARRVQGVGVKGWLTMSSLFNKEDEDKLLPPEPCADHPLAAPPSSQAAAAETEPRGPGFWDAFASRWQQQQQAAASMLRGVDTTAERDPEPQDKPAEETTECSETREADPAAGFKWGFLTHKLAEMRVKAAPKGD; encoded by the exons ATGAACCAAGCCTTCTGGAAAACTTACAAGTCCAAAGTGCTCCAGACACTGAGTGGAGAGCCTGAAGAGGACCTGGCAGAGGAG AGGGAGAGCCCAGCATTGGTGGAGTCTGAGACGGCAGAACCCACGGAGGAGACGTTCAACCCCATGTCACAGCTGGCCCGCAGG GTTCAGGGGGTTGGAGTGAAAGGCTGGCTGACAATGTCATCTCTGTTTAACAAAGAAGATGAGGACAAACTGCTGCCACCAGAGCCCTGTGCTGAtca CCCGCTGGCTGCGCCCCCTTCCTCGCAGGCGGCGGCAGCCGAGACCGAGCCGCGCGGACCAGGCTTCTGGGACGCGTTCGCCAgcaggtggcagcagcagcagcaggcggCGGCGTCCATGCTGCGCGGCGTGGATACCACCGCGGAGCGGGACCCGGAGCCCCAGGACAAGCCTGCGGAGGAGACCACCGAGTGCTCCGAGACACGGGAGGCGGATCCTGCGGCAGGCTTCAAGTGGGGTTTCCTTACCCACAAACTGGCAGAGATGAGGGTGAAGGCCGCGCCCAAGGGCGACTAG
- the CUNH1orf232 gene encoding uncharacterized protein C1orf232 homolog isoform X2 — MREALTDYKDLMNYHMIKTVPTPVDSLTTKRESPALVESETAEPTEETFNPMSQLARRVQGVGVKGWLTMSSLFNKEDEDKLLPPEPCADHPLAAPPSSQAAAAETEPRGPGFWDAFASRWQQQQQAAASMLRGVDTTAERDPEPQDKPAEETTECSETREADPAAGFKWGFLTHKLAEMRVKAAPKGD, encoded by the exons ATGAGAGAAGCACTCACTGACTACAAAGATCTCATGAACTACCATATGATAAAGACTGTTCCCACGCCAGTTGACA GTCTAACCACCAAGAG GGAGAGCCCAGCATTGGTGGAGTCTGAGACGGCAGAACCCACGGAGGAGACGTTCAACCCCATGTCACAGCTGGCCCGCAGG GTTCAGGGGGTTGGAGTGAAAGGCTGGCTGACAATGTCATCTCTGTTTAACAAAGAAGATGAGGACAAACTGCTGCCACCAGAGCCCTGTGCTGAtca CCCGCTGGCTGCGCCCCCTTCCTCGCAGGCGGCGGCAGCCGAGACCGAGCCGCGCGGACCAGGCTTCTGGGACGCGTTCGCCAgcaggtggcagcagcagcagcaggcggCGGCGTCCATGCTGCGCGGCGTGGATACCACCGCGGAGCGGGACCCGGAGCCCCAGGACAAGCCTGCGGAGGAGACCACCGAGTGCTCCGAGACACGGGAGGCGGATCCTGCGGCAGGCTTCAAGTGGGGTTTCCTTACCCACAAACTGGCAGAGATGAGGGTGAAGGCCGCGCCCAAGGGCGACTAG
- the Fam110d gene encoding protein FAM110D, with protein sequence MLLASPTTPSRGRTPSAVERLEADKAKYVKTHQVIVRRQEPALRGGPGPLTPHPCNELGASSASPRTPGPARRGSGRRQPRPDSLIFYRQKRDCKASVNKENTKGQGLVRRLFLGATRDAAPSSPAPTERPGAPAGWAGSPDTPEAPGKRALCPTCSLPLSEKERFFNYCGLERALVEVLGAERFSPQSWGVEHGPQVATSPPPPGSGDTSDWTSSDRDAGSPDCAGGGGGGGSEAAGSARDERPTVSVVERNARVIQWLYGCQRARAPPRESEV encoded by the coding sequence ATGCTCCTGGCCTCACCCACTACACCCTCGAGGGGACGAACCCCCAGCGCCGTGGAGAGGTTGGAGGCCGACAAAGCCAAGTACGTCAAGACGCACCAGGTGATAGTACGTCGTCAAGAGCCAGCCCTGCGCGGGGGACCAGGACCACTGACGCCTCACCCCTGCAATGAGTTGGGGGCCTCCTCTGCATCGCCCAGAACGCCTGGGCCTGCCCGCCGGGGTAGCGGCAGGCGACAGCCACGACCTGACTCCCTTATCTTCTACCGTCAGAAGAGGGACTGCAAGGCTTCGGTGAACAAAGAGAACACCAAGGGCCAGGGGCTAGTCCGACGCCTTTTCCTGGGTGCCACCCGGGACGCTGCCCCGAGCAGCCCGGCACCTACAGAGAGACCTGGGGCTCCCGCGGGGTGGGCTGGGTCTCCGGATACTCCGGAGGCGCCAGGGAAGCGCGCACTGTGTCCCACGTGCTCGCTGCCACTGTCGGAGAAGGAGCGATTCTTCAACTACTGCGGCTTGGAGCGCGCGCTGGTGGAGGTGCTGGGCGCCGAGCGCTTCTCTCCGCAGAGCTGGGGCGTAGAGCACGGCCCGCAGGTCGCTacgtcgccgccgccgcccggcTCCGGGGACACCAGCGATTGGACATCCAGCGACAGGGACGCGGGTAGCCCGGACTGTGCGggcggcggaggcggcggcggctcGGAGGCGGCGGGGTCGGCGCGGGACGAACGCCCCACGGTGTCGGTGGTAGAACGCAACGCGCGCGTCATCCAATGGTTGTACGGCTGTCAGCGCGCGCGCGCCCCGCCGCGCGAGTCCGAGGTGTGA